DNA sequence from the Armigeres subalbatus isolate Guangzhou_Male chromosome 1, GZ_Asu_2, whole genome shotgun sequence genome:
ctggtagtatagtatattaacaatatattccacatCGTGAGTCTTCAGATGTTGAATAATGGACAGCattgtcctatccagccgctggagccaccccattcttacataattacgtttcacagttgaataatagataataccctaaaagtaggcaattatttatggtagaaatgcgctatgtaggaacgggaatggttatgatttttttaatgagcttggaaagtattgaagttgcaaaaagaaaacggtcctgtcagccacataagggttaaaatactacggtgttgctatcacttttgatataattcatggtctgcgtaaaaatatgaatagaagcatttatattttaacacttttttaaataaatgccatcgccggatattttgttcgtatttttgctaaaatcatatcacatagaattgtgcgtggtattttttagcgtgtgtttgatatgctcacaaacacattctctcgctctattccgaagtgtgctgctgtcaaagaaaacgaacagtcccgattttatttagtgaaacatagagcaaatatcgCATAAATTTGCtttttgtggtgataatcaagtggtgataaagtgtaaaaagtagtttacgtacttgatttgcgtgtcatacgcaataaagaggaaaaacaggcgatccaaaaaagtaagtaacagtttgcttttcgagggctgctttctttggcaatgcaatattggcaaggatttcgtaggtgcaaatttgttttagtgattaacacatcaaatcttgctacttttacacaaacaacttattcaaatgaaagcttagacttgaaattgtgtgattgaatcaaaattatgttcataaatagtttatgtttgctggaaaacgcaaatattgttgagggtgccaacaactgtcgcaccctgccaatgccgtattctaccctatttcactgactgcgaaatgctacttcattttcaatatggccatcatggaatttgatcagaaaatttttacttttatgaagcaccgtcataaactcttcgcaatgcaaacattcttatgggggtaattcatttgaccacattatgaccaaaaaatagagctttatCCGAGCGTTGAGAATtagatttattacgctctttatcacaaccatagatctgttcatatggtcaataggcatttgacgtttgaaacTAACTACAATaaccggcataataaaaagcccccTAGCCGTTTTtcttacaaaatggtcaactttggagatttagatctcgattgcgtgtgaaccaattttgctgaaaagcAGCAAgtggcttagtgttcattagcttagtgttcatcgcagcttagtgttcattaagcacttccacagttattaactgcgaggtttctaagccaggttaccatttttgcattcatatatcctgaggctagcacgatgatacttttatgcccagggaagtcgagacaatttccaatctgaaaattgcctagaccggcaccgggaatcaaacccagccactctcagcatggtcttgctttgtagccacgagtcttaccgcacggccaaggagggcccaatagaattcaagatatttaaaaaataagttcaatcgaaggtaattgcctatttccggggattaaaccacccgacttggacgttaatttacaatgttatgaaaactcatatgtggatattagagtggggcgttatggtcattttttcaaatcaatggtttttcgaaaccactctgggtcctgaacaactgggatcgattggttgcttcctcgctttccgcatcgcgtttgaagtttgtatggaaattagtatgggagaacgtatatttttgcatttctactactagaggtttcagttcatcgtaaaccaagtggcacattgcgttaaagtataacccaaaggatgccgaaaaactttcctgaaaaaggcacgttgctggaacgtccacgaaaaaagttataacgcttcaaagattgagtgttcaaaccatatgcaaaaaatcgtttattctgccagcattgccgaactacgtagactaataatttaactgagtgttatttcaaaataattgatcttgtagggctttagagctaatgggagctatccggaatcatttcacaaagaaaaaaaatccgacaagaaggaagatgggttatgcccttcgataaccatagatcgtccggtagtgctggcagaaacatttatttcttgcatatggtttgaacaatcaattttcgaaacgtaataacattttttgtagaccttccagctatgtaccttcttcggcaaagtctttcggcatcttccagactatatgctaacgtattgagtcacgtgattgatgataaaataaagccgctaatagcaaaaatgtaaaaaagtacgttttttcatactaatctccatgtaaatttaaaacgcgatgcggcatgcgaggtcgcaaccaatcgagcaaatattttgcacagttgattggggtcccagaacgattcagaaaaaccttgatctcacttgatcggacgaagtttgcgtttttccatacaactgcgccccactctagtgtatatgtacgttatgtggaagatatttacttggaaaatgtattggaggtaaccactttcccttcgatgggactcgaacccatgaccctacagtacgctagactggtgctttgtTGGTTAATTGGTtaaactaagctacgaaggacctccgtcggccttcgcaacctagcagctactgaacgagctcgagattcccaaattggacgcatagtcaaatcactcgcaatccatttctcaagccagcacttccacatgtgtatagtacacgtccacattagaggagcgtgagtatttagaatgtctggcggctgtacacattcttcatcagcaactgtactgatcaagtgaggttatGTAAGCTATTTTCCAGTCGGTcttcaagctcagacccgaccgcattgcgtaggcaagagcacgcaactcaggttcagttcaatcgaagttaattgcctatttgcggggattaaaccacccgtcttggacgttaatttacaatgttatgaaaactcatatgtggatatgtacgttatgtggaagatattgatttggaaacgacggaggtccttcgtagcttagttggttaaagcaccagtctagcgtactgtagggtcatgggttcgagtcccatcgaagggaaagtggttacctccaatacattttccaaatcaatatcttccacataacgttaaaaaataagtttttgtcaaaaaaatcgttttggtattaccgcgatGATCAAGTGTGGtcaaattcaagttatatctgagcactggtcaaattttcagctaaattggttcacacgcaatcgagatctttCCTCCAAAGttggccattttgtatgaaaaacggcaagtgggctttttTTATGCAGGTCactatatgtgaaaaaatacataaaaaaaaccTCTACTTTTAACagttccaaattatgccaaatgtccgttatgccaaacgacacaCTTTTTGTTGCAGTTTGAACTTAGGCCAAATATCCGTTATGCtcaatgaccgttatgccaaatggcctttatgccaactgactttatgccaaatgaaccAGACCCTatagaaaacattgtttgatactgctGACatacaaagcgaacgtgactgaatgagcATCCCTAGTTATCAATGCTAAATTTTATCATCCGAAATACCATGTCCCATTCTATTAACCCCAAGTCTACTGCGGGTGTTTCAGTCCCCCcgctactaacaatgttgtctcagcaCAGAACACCTGAACAGCAATTCGcgtcgatgatgatgacgctttgccTGGCAAAGGAGTATCTTCACAGGTCTGGTTAAGTCAAGTCCTCTGTGGTTTCCGCTTCGGTTGTTGTCGGGATCGACCGCCCCCCGCTACCGTTATTGGTGCTGCAGCCaccatcgtcgtcgtcttcTTCTCCGTGTCTTGCCTAGTTTCGTTACGTTTCGGTCTGGTTCAGCGCATTTGGTTCGACGCACGTATGATTGACTCGCGCACGGCAAGCACTGCTTCTACCCAAAGAAAATGTTGCGGTTGACCAGAAGACCCGTAACTTACATGATTCTGATGTCCGTTTTAGGAATGCACGAACGAAATTGGTTATTatctgaaatttttactggctttgaaaAGAATTGAAATGTATATTAGCTTATCGCGAATAATcttaattttcaatgaaattgcaAAATTGCTGGAGTCGATTGAAATACATATAAATCTTCACAGGTTGACTTCTTCTTCTGCCGAAGAATCAGTCAACCTGTTGGCTGAATTTTTCAAAGGTGTTTATAACAATAATCAACCATCGGTGACAAATGGGGTGCTTGACAGAATAATGGAATATGATCTACATATGCCTCTCATTGAAGTGTCGGTGGAAGACGTGTTTAGGCGGTTTTCAGATTTGGATGCTCCTAATGGTCCTGGTCAGTATGGTATTCAACCGTTATTCATCAAGCAATGCGCTCAAGCACTTGCTTTGCCAGCATCTATAATCTTCAATCGCTCTTTCTCTACCGGAGTATTTCCAGAGTTATGGAAGGTAGCATCAATCACTCCAATTCATAAATCGGGCACCTTAAACGACGCAGGAAACTATCGTGGAATTTCGATACTAAATTGCTTTTCTAAAGTGCTTGAGTGTTTTGCCCACGATACTTTGTATAGAGCCGTAAGTCCAGTTATTTCCGTGCACCAGCATGGGTTTGTGAAATGCAGGTCCACAACAACTAATCTgataagacgagctcggtggtctaaacgaagcaggccattaacataacactatttggcctaaggtcattcgacatgaagggcatttgggatatttatgaacagcatcagaaaaacctttcatagaaagcatgctgGGTATAGAACAAtggtaattgttacccttcatcggaatcatggtttgcccagtggaaagcaatgattcatttgtttccttctggatggtggatgtgattgcttctttaaaagtagacatttgcccggaataaggcaatggtgagtgtgatcccttcttcaaaaatgGGGGTTTGTTCGgaataaagcatcggtggatgtttttccttctttagcaattgacgtttgcccggaataaggctattcaaaccaacgatctctttttcaagatcagtcaatgcttccaaaagccttctttaaatCAAATAATGAAGTATAaataagttaacacaattactctgttgaccaattggttttatctttttttgattgtgaaaaaaatgaaaaccaaactggcaattccgagcaaggccgggtacataaagctagtaaataaataaataaataaaatccatcgaaagagaAAGACGCTAGTatcgttcgaaatcttcccttttaGCGTAACGCTTTTGATTTCCAAAAATTTTAATGACatccagtatagtaaagaaagacctacgtcaaaaattagcATAATGGAAAAATTCAGGAGTGCTCATCCGGCCCCGTCCTCCCCTAAAACATCTGAAGTGAAGACAAATTTTTGGGGGTATGCAATATTCAATGTAGGTGTTGAAATTGAGAAcaactttcgatttttttggcTGCTTGGTGCAATAACCAACAGTAAGCAaacccttcttctttttcttcttcttctcattggcattacacccccacactgggacaaagccgcctcgcagcttagtgtttaataagtacttccacagttattaaccgccgcgtggtttctaagccaggttacaattcttgcattcgtatatcatgaggctagcacgatgatacttttatgcccagggaagtcttgtaatcttgtaatcttgtaatcttgtaatatcaacgcaccctctgaccatagcctatctgcgttgtatttaaataccactgagcgatacgtctactgggcaacacgtccggtgtgcactgcactaagatctccttagatgcaaccggaccgagatcttacttaaggctcccaagggtccgtttcgttgtgatatgttgccataaaatagaaatatatgcacttgcttttctaatctacggaatatttaaatttactaatgatattgattagtgacaagtaaattcattcatcgatcagattagaacgagctcagtgcaattaaaatataaacgcaatacttatctgcaattcacagaagatgttgggattgtccttgaagtaatcacgttgtgaacacagacttcctgtattgacggtggttgttatgaatatgaataccactgctgataccggaacaataagattttcttcatcactggtcgtctggaaagaggtagataaaagaattgggccgctttcactcgccggcccgcaaaacattagtaagtaattaatcttactacaaagacaaaaatacagttCTAATAATTCTGTCTTATTAATGGATATCACACATGCCCATCTGATACTCAACCAAAAACATATACTCAATACTTAATAAAATGATAACTGTatatagtttctattattgtccatatatacctactattcaatctaggattccaaatcggataaattaattcagttgctaactaaaagcttatcctcaacgctttggctgtcaatagtctccacaatatgaaccttaaaggttataactttgttcaatcctacatctgtttatattaaaactcaatcctaactgccccgaaaccgctttcaacacataactgccccgagcacagccactacatgcgacccacaggaccccaatcgaggacggcctacactataccgttgtgagcttacaccctctcctgggctgtgcgacgctgaaaacatgctcctaacgtttgatgcctaaaaataaaaataattaaactaattacactaaatcttacacttttgatcgaACTCGGCTGACATTCGCGTTAAACAATGTGTTCCATGAGTGCTGATCACTCATGATAACGCCCCGAATCGGCGAATAAAATTCAGtttaacgcagagtttaaaccctctcttgcgctaagtaatgctgaaaacctaacttctaggaatttgattcgtagaaacaaattatactgaaattggtgcgtggcaaaataagttatactattagctaatttagttaaaccctgactaccccacattatactggcccgtttggagtcatccagtggcacttggtcttagcattcgttttcttttaaattctataacaattaaccacgcttacccccatattagtaatatgtagaacgaatgcttgactattactatactaagtatagtaaaagaccggaagtaataattgggccagccaccaccacttttatgcccagggaagtcgagacaatttccaacccgagaccggcaccggaaatcgaacccagccaccctcagcatgatcttgatTTGTAGttgcgcgtcttaccacacggatAAAGAGGGCCCCTAGTAAGCATTggtaacataattttgattagaacataaattcatcatttttttttattaaaactgTTTATGATGCTCACGAACGGCACTGACCAATCTAACCCTGTGAACCACTTTACCATTACCCTATATCTTTTGTCGTGTTATCATGACTAATACGACTCTTCGACTTATAAATAAGTACATAATAATTTATTTCTGTGAAGATAGTTAAAACTGGACTTACCTCTCCTGTATACATTTGGCATGCCAGTGTACCAAGTGCCCACCAATCAACAGCATGGCCGTAGGGTTCACCTTCCAGTATTTCCGGAGCTGTGGATGGAAGGAAGTGCGGCAACCACACgagaaaataaaacataattagcgAAACCAAACAGCATATAGTACTTACCTGAAAAAGGAAAAATCTATAAAACAGTGAAACAAGATTTTCAAATTGATTAAAAACAGTACAGAAGTTGGCTTTCTTTCACACCAACAAAttctatttgttttattttcttgttttatttattgagcaTCTACAATTCATCGATGCATCTCCTAGCTGTGTTCATCATTCATTCGTTTGCCCGAGTTTAACAtatctacactgaaaaaaagaATTCTATCTCATCTTTACGTTAATGACTTACTAACGGTTAAAATGTACAGTTTGTCCGttgctttttttgttttacagtaTTTAACACGACACGCAGTTTGCACTGATCTCTTAAAATAGTGACACCAGCGGACACTGGTGCAATTATTATTGAAGCTAAGTATAATAATCTTATTTTTGCCATTCTTTCGGTCGCTTAGCTTTCTATCACATTCCATCCTCATGAATGGTTCTTTTGAACCTTTGCATGACTAACATAATTCATCGATTACCGATTAACTTAAGAAAGAACGAGCTGTTGTTGCAAATGAACTGTGCATCATAAAGGGTGATGTTTAAGCTTAGCTCGATTTCAGTTGTACGACTTAACCTAATGTCCACGCTTATTTTACATACATTCTAGCATCTTTTATAATGCCATTTAAAGCTGGTAACGATTGCAACGCCAATGAAAGCATAGTTATAATAGCACTTAAATATTATAATTGTACTTATAATGGTTTGCTTCCATTGATAGGGTTACTTTCATACAAAATATATtcggataaaaaaaaatcgtttattgaaAACAGATAAAAATAATGTGGTAGAAGAAGGGGATAGGAAAGTTGCTGAACCCTTTTAGCCTATTAATTGATAAATGTACAATATCTGTTGTGGGAGAACAATCGACTGTATTGAATGATAACTTGTAAAACAATACACACGACatctttcatatttttagatGATAATTCAACAAATATGAGAATCCCAAGTTGATAATTGATGAATCGCGTCTAATTATTCGACagtcaattcaaatttaattcattAACAAAAGTTCAGATGAGTTCAATTGAAGAAGCATCTTATATATGTTTGATAAAATCATAAAAGTGTCATGAATAGCACCGGTTTTCTATTCGTATAAGTGAGTTACGCGATTACAGGCAAAATAATTATGTTAATGAATCGtgtaacaaaaacttttctgtTCATTTTTGATGAACAGATCAAAAACTTTTGGGAATACAAATTGTATGCTCATTTAATGGTCACAAATATCGATTAGTCAAAATAAAACGATAGATTCAGCATTCATTGTTAATATAATTGTTTTAATGTTTATGGTACAGGCAAAATAATTATGTTAATGAATCGtgtaacaaaaacttttctgtTCATTTTTGATGAACAGAGCAAAAACCTTTGGGAATACAAATTGTATGCTCATTTAATGGTCACAAATATCGATACCACAAAATAAAACGATAGATTTAGCATTCATTGTTaatataattattttaatacatCTTAACAATTAAGGCGTTATCAGAAACTCAAACGATTACtcgaaataaaattgaaagcaAGCCCATCCATACGACTCTACTACACCGTCAGCTTATCCAATTACATCATACTGTACCTACTTCTTAAAAAGCCTCACTGAGCGTTCCAAACAAATAATGCAATCGAATAAAGCATTACACATATCCACATCATATTAGAGTAGACGCTAACAAACGTTACCATTGCTAAAACGAACTTCCAACGTACAGTCACAATGAAATTTCCTTGAATAACTTTTTGACTGTTTTGCCCACAGAATTCATGCTGGGCCCGGTGGTGGTAAACTTGAACTGGAACAGATACGGCTGCACGTCCGGATAAGAAGTATCAAACACCGAATCCAACTCCGTCTGATTTGGAGTTTTTGGCAGGTAATCGTGTCTATTCATCACCTCTGTTATGTAAACTATCTTATCCGACAGAGTATCCCCCACTTGCTCACGATAAATCTGTCGATCGTCCTCGTTCGTCAGATTTACCAATTCCAACTTAATGGTCCACACTTCCCAGGGGATGTTTTCGGACAGAAATGCCCACCGTCCTTTCTTACGTTGGAAAAATTCTAAGCTAATCTGTCCTGTCCCAGAGCTCTCATTGCTACGCAACTGACGACTAAACTCACCAATTTCGGTCTTGACCTTCTCATCCAGGGTAGGAGAAGTGCAACAAACGTAGGTGAAGTCGATAAAATCACAGTCCACGTCCATGTAACCGATGGTTCCAATAGAGTACATGGCTTCCCCGGTATACATAAATTTTCCCAAACTACGATGAAACAGAATCGTATGGAAGATGCTTGAAACAGCTTCGTCCACCTGACGACCTTCCATCGTCAGATCGAACGTTTGCGAACGAGCATTCATAATGATTCCAAATTGCCACCACTACATATATCTAATGAAGCACTTTGCGCTTTTTAATCATTGAACTCCTCCCTATTGCTGGACGCAAGTGAGCGTATAACTAAACAAATTATTCCTGCACACGATCAAGCGGTTCGCTCACAGAAGCTAAGTGTTATCTCTAATTAGAACGATGATTTACCCATGTACTGCAGAGTTCCGCATAGGGTGCGCGTCCGGCTTCCTATGCTCAACCACTTGCTCAGTCCAAAGTCGATCAAACGCACGTGGTAGTCCTGATCGAAAAGCACATTCTCCGGTTTCAAGTCCCGATAGATAACTCCCGCTTGGTGGAGAAAATCTGTCAAATAGTGGAATGGAAATCTGGTAATCTTGAGGTGCCAATATAAAAGCTAACGTGAAGACTTACCTAATGCAAGGGCGATTTCAGCTATGTAGAGTCGCACAAGATCTATAGGGAATTTTTTGAACCTCTGGAATAGCTCTCCGTTGGCGTAGAAGTTAGATACTGAAAAGAAAGAATGAATAAGAAAACATAATTAGTCATAAtgaattatgcctaacgtacattatgtcTGAGaaacattatgcctaacgtacttatgcctaacgtcgcggaccctttttgatagatgttttctTGGTCTTGTTGGGAGCACCAGCCATAATTATTACcaggtgattttttaattttcaagctTTCcttttttagtttaatttgCAGGATGAGACAGACCTTAAAATAAAAATGCTTTCGGATTTGAACCAGATGATGTTGGCAAAGTACAAGTCATAAGAACAAGCAACAAACAATGCATTGGTATTGGCATGAAAAGCTCTCATTTCTGAACTGGAAGCGCATAtgaaccagagtctattatatatagagttgcgtAAAGAGTCAAGTTAAATCTACCAGGTGGGTGTCATCCATTGGGCTACCCTaaatggcataatgccgtttggaattacagtcaaacctccatgagtcgatgttctatgactcgatatcgactcatggaaacaaattattccatattgatggctactgtgatggtcccttcaaagagctttccaagaagtttctgttccacatctcgatatttccttgagtcgatggtccctgcaatatcgactcatagaggtttgactgaaatccatttggcataacgagttGAATAGCCAGGGGctatttggcataaagaccatttggcataacgaccgtttggcataatgaagaaaaatagtcataatgattttatggccatttggcataacgaccatttggcataatgaccatttggcataataattaaaagaattataaaaaaaactttaggcAGAAGCTTGATTTACATCTGTATTATTGCCTTATTCTGGGCAAATGCGTTTTTAAGGAGTGATTTACTTTTTCTCCTAATTCCgagtaaattttaatttaaatggaTTTAAATGAAGAAATAATGTACTAATTTGCTTATTCctgaaaaatgtgattttttatttttttttatatgcgtACTTGGAatggggggatgtaatgccaataagaagaagaagacttggAATGGAGGAATGATCTACTCATTAGAATTCTTCCAGCCAAATGCATGCATGCTTTCTCGTTATAAGAAAATATGGAATCATCAGCTCATTAGTCTTATTCCGATCGTATGCATATAGAAGACATCATTTACGCTTCGACTTTTACGTTCTTGAAAAAATGGGTCACTTAGTCTTCTACcttttccgggcaaatgcgtacttttaaagaagggatcatatactcttttgccttattccgagtAAATGACTTATCTAGCATATGCGCGTCAGCTACTACGACGGAAAACATTTACAAAACTACGGCGAAGCGCATCTCTTGTCAAGTTATAGGCAAATACTGATGCCATCCTATTAAAAACTCTCTGCTGGGCAAATGTAAGTTGCGAATCCAGGAGAACTCCCAAATCTTTCACGCAATGCACTCGGTTGATGGTTGTGTCGAGAAAAGAGTAACTAAACCAGATCGGCTCCTTCTTTC
Encoded proteins:
- the LOC134205531 gene encoding autophagy-related protein 101 yields the protein MNARSQTFDLTMEGRQVDEAVSSIFHTILFHRSLGKFMYTGEAMYSIGTIGYMDVDCDFIDFTYVCCTSPTLDEKVKTEIGEFSRQLRSNESSGTGQISLEFFQRKKGRWAFLSENIPWEVWTIKLELVNLTNEDDRQIYREQVGDTLSDKIVYITEVMNRHDYLPKTPNQTELDSVFDTSYPDVQPYLFQFKFTTTGPSMNSVGKTVKKLFKEISL